In a genomic window of Epinephelus lanceolatus isolate andai-2023 chromosome 3, ASM4190304v1, whole genome shotgun sequence:
- the rtn4rl2a gene encoding LOW QUALITY PROTEIN: reticulon-4 receptor-like 2a (The sequence of the model RefSeq protein was modified relative to this genomic sequence to represent the inferred CDS: inserted 1 base in 1 codon) — translation MLEYIWDTGSHQPAHSQSLRLGNQGISGDSXALLRPLRLTRFGLWFRMDTSSISRSRRCSIMRNCKSGLSLWLVVWLVLGKPSPASACPHLCVCYPSPMTVSCQAQNFTAVPVGVPYESQRVFLQNNRITELRVGSFGFGTQVLWLFSNNITWIEAGAFSELRDLEELDLGDNPSLHRLEGGAFRGLEKLQSLHMHRCRLTALPHDIFHKLYSLQFLYLQENNLHFLQDDIFSDLINLSQLFLHGNRIRTLSENVFRGLVNLDRLLLHDNRIRQVNRRAFRDLGRLTMLFLFNNSLAELPSQTLRDTQGIEFLRLNANPWSCGCEARPLWEWFREARVSSSEVICASPSTRRNQDLRFLREMDFALCPLPDPGSIAGSTTTTFSTKTRWWFHKNKPQSSTKGVFEKASETVKAGLYGKGPSTTTSVVKYELGEEELALPKLDAEEYWANYGNEDSGVTLRCFELECPPEFDLPPSSSSPSSTSPSLLTLQALSVFSLCLNLHLIFG, via the exons ATGCTTGAGTATATATGGGACACTGGTAGCCATCAACCGGCACACTCTCAGTCGCTCCGACTCGGGAACCAGGGCATCAGCGGAGATA AGGCTTTACTTCGCCCTCTCAGGCTAACTCGCTTTGGGCTTTGGTTCAGAATGGACACCTCTTCGATTTCTCGGAGCCGACGATGCTCCATCATGCGCAACTGCAAAA GcggtctctctctctggctggtGGTGTGGCTGGTCCTCGGCAAGCCAAGTCCGGCATCGGCGTGCCCGCACCTGTGCGTGTGCTACCCGAGCCCCATGACTGTTAGCTGCCAGGCGCAGAACTTCACCGCCGTCCCGGTCGGAGTGCCCTATGAATCGCAGCGCGTTTTCCTCCAGAATAACCGGATCACGGAGCTTAGAGTTGGCTCTTTTGGCTTCGGGACTCAG GTCCTGTGGCTGTTCTCTAACAACATCACGTGGATAGAAGCTGGGGCCTTTAGTGAGCTGAGGGACTTGGAGGAGTTGGACTTGGGGGATAACCCCAGCCTCCACAGGCTGGAGGGGGGAGCCTTCCGCGGCCTTGAGAAACTCCAGAGCCTCCACATGCACCGCTGCCGGCTCACTGCCCTGCCCCATGACATCTTCCACAAGCTTTACAGCCTGCAGTTCCTCTACCTGCAG GAGAATAATCTTCACTTCCTGCAGGATGACATTTTTTCTGACCTCATTAACCTGAGCCAGCTTTTCCTGCATGGCAACCGTATTCGCACTCTCTCAGAGAATGTGTTCCGCGGCCTGGTCAACCTTGACCGTCTTCTCCTCCACGACAACCGCATCAGGCAGGTGAACCGCCGCGCCTTTCGTGACCTCGGCCGCCTGACCATGCTCTTTCTCTTTAACAACTCCCTGGCTGAGCTGCCCAGTCAGACCCTGAGGGACACGCAGGGCATCGAGTTCCTCCGCCTCAACGCCAATCCTTGGTCCTGTGGCTGCGAGGCCCGCCCCCTGTGGGAGTGGTTCCGTGAGGCCCGTGTCTCTTCATCTGAGGTTATCTGCGCCTCCCCTTCCACCCGCCGCAACCAGGACCTCCGCTTCCTTCGCGAGATGGACTTTGCCCTCTGCCCCCTGCCTGACCCTGGCTCCATTGCCggctccaccaccaccaccttcaGCACCAAAACCCGATGGTGGTTCCACAAGAACAAGCCCCAGTCATCCACGAAAGGTGTGTTTGAGAAAGCCTCAGAGACTGTCAAAGCTGGTTTGTATGGGAAAGGCCCATCCACAACCACCTCAGTAGTCAAGTACGAGttgggagaggaggagctggcGCTGCCCAAACTTGATGCAGAAGAGTACTGGGCAAACTACGGCAACGAAGACTCGGGTGTCACCCTGCGATGCTTCGAGCTCGAATGTCCACCTGAATTCGACCTGcctccatcttcctcttctccctcaTCCACCTCGCCGTCTCTCCTCACCCTACAAGCCCTTTCTGTTTTCAGCCTCTGCCTCAATCTCCACCTGATATTTGGCTGA